The following proteins are encoded in a genomic region of Triticum dicoccoides isolate Atlit2015 ecotype Zavitan chromosome 1B, WEW_v2.0, whole genome shotgun sequence:
- the LOC119349770 gene encoding uncharacterized protein LOC119349770: protein MAAAIRHAARRLSGGKAVYKPAVSPLVEDECRRLMPRLIYGGSQPIPFRFRPLSASAGGADVGNSTLHQPNAKPALDLDAKRAWGRRQIIEVETKKRDLFYQLAELDSRFPSRNKYFRENRELIHHLFGHIEPNPSDALWRFCRARERFNNCLVYGLPTMLATWMYLDWDGWKEMFADILGVSS from the exons atggcggcggcgattcGACACGCGGCCAGAAGGCTCAGCGGCGGCAAGGCGGTTTACAAGCCCGCCGTCTCGCCGCTGGTCGAGGATGAGTGTCGCCGGCTGATGCCAAGGCTCATCTACGGTGGCAGTCAGCCTATCCCTTTTCGTTTCCGGCCTTTGTCTGCCTCCGCCGGCGGCGCTGATGTTGGCAACAGCACCCTGCAT CAACCAAATGCAAAACCTGCGCTAGACCTCGACGCCAAGAGAGCATGGGGCCGTCGTCAGATAATTGAAGTCGAGACCAAGAAGCGCGACCTCTTCTACCAGCTCGCTGAGCTTGATAGCAGATTCCCCTCGCGTAACAAGTACTTCCGAGAGAACAGGGAGCTTATCCACCATCTCTTCGGACACATTGAGCCCAATCCCAGTGATGCCCTCTG GCGCTTCTGTCGTGCAAGAGAAAGATTCAATAATTGCCTGGTATATGGACTGCCTACAATGCTTGCCACTTGGATGTATCTGGATTGGGATGGATGGAAAGAGATGTTTGCTGATATCCTTGGAGTTAGTAGCTAG